CCCATCTCGGTCTCAACGCCCTCCGGTAATGACCGCTCAACGGCTGCCACGCGCTCGTGGACCTGCTGGCGCGCGAAGTAGATGTCCACCTCATCACGAAACACGAGCGTCACCACCGAGAGGCCGTATTTCGTCACCGACCGCATCATCACCAGACCGGGCAGGCCGCGCATCGCGTTCTCTAGCGGATAGGTGACGAACTGCTCGATCTCGAGCGGCGACATGCCGGCCGCCGTGCTGACCACCTCGACCTGGATGTTGGTGACGTCCGGGAAGGCGTCGATTGGGATGGTGCGAACCGCGTAGGCGCCGAGGCCAATCATCACCAGGACCGCCAGGCCAACGACCAGGCGCTTCCGGAGCGAGAATGCCATCAACCGTTCCAGCATGTGCAGGTGCCTTTCGCCAGGGTGGCGGCTACTCGCCGGCCAATGTCGATTTCAGGAGTTCCGCCTTGAGGTTAAACGCTCCGGCGATGACCACCATTTCCGATCCATCCAATCCTCGTAATACTGCACGTCGGGCGCCGATGCGATCACCGACTTCCACCAGGCGCGCCACGAACGTGTCCGCTTCCTCGCGAACGAACACCATCGACTCGCCGCCGATCGTCTGGATCGCTTCCTGAGGAAGCGTGAGCACGTTTCGTGCGCTCACCGCGTTTGGCAACTCGCCCTGGATGTACATGTTCGGTTTGAGGAGCCGCCCGTCGTTGCGCACGACGACCCGGATTTTGACGGTGCGGGTCTTCTCGTCCACGATATCGCCCACATGATCCACCCGACCATGCCAGACGCGGTCCGGGTAGAGGCTCGTCGTGATGCGCACCTCACGGCCGCGGACCACGTGCGGCAGGTCGGCCTCGCGCGCGTCGAGGAGGGCCCAGAGCGTGGAGAGATCGGATATCGTCAGCAGCATCTTCTGCGGCTCGATGTGCTGCCCGTTGATCACGTCGCGCTCGACGACGTGACCGGCGATTGGGGCCGTCAGTGTGAGGTAGGGCTCGGCGAGATCGTCCATCGCCGCGGTGCCGTTGTTCGGTCGGCGCGCCTGGCGAAGTAGTTGTTCGACGGTGGCCTGGTCGAGGCCGTAGGAGTGCAGATTCGACTCGGCCACGGCGAACTCGATCGAGGCGTTCTCGAACTCGGCCCGTCGTCGAAGGTGTTCCTTCTGGTCGATCGCTTCCTGCTTCAGGAGGATCTCCGCCCGCTCGAGTTCGCGCCGCGCGAGTTCCAACTTCGCGCCGGCCTGCAGGTAGGCCGTCTTGGCCTGCGCCAGGGCGGGCGCGTGCACCGTGACGAGCACCTGGTGCTGACGCACCTCGTCGCCCACTTGGGCGCCGACCAATACCACCTGGCCGTCGAGGAGCGAGGAGATCTGCGCGGTGTGTTGCAGGTCGAGGCTCAGCACGCCGGGAAGCGCGATCGCGCCGGCGACAGTGGTTCGCGTCGCCTGGGCGACGTCGATGCCCCACTTCTTCTGGATTGCACCGGGAACGCGAACCGTATTCCGCTCCGCGGTCTTGTCGGGCTTGGACTGCTGTACGTCCGGCTTCGGGCTGTCGGCGTTGGTAGCCTTGCACGCGCCGCACGCGCCGCACGCGACCACGCCGACCAGCGCCAGGCCGATCCACTGGCTCTTCATCGCATTTCCTTTCCCTGGGCCGCCGCGGGTGTCCCCAGGGCCGCCTCGTACTGAAACAGGCTGATCCGGTAGTCGAAGCGCGCGCGGTTCTGCGTGCGCAGGGCCTCTCGAAGTGCTCGTTGGGCGTCCAGGTAGTCGATCAATGTGGCGGCGCCGCTGCGGTACGACGCGAGCACGATGTCGCGTGCCTCGCGCGCGCTCTTCAGGTACTCACCCTCGACATAACTGTTACGCCGACGCGTCACATCGACGGCGTTCAGCGCCTCCTGCACGTCGAGCGAGACTTGGGTCTCGACCGCTGCCAGTCGCGCCGTGGCTTGCTGTTGCTCGGCACCCGCCCGCGCAATTCCTGCCTCGTTTCGGTTGAAGATCGGCAGCGGGACGCCGAACGTGAAGACCAGCCCGCTCGTGCCGAAATCACGCTTGAGGCCGGCCCCGACGAAGAAGGACGGCGTGCGGAGGGCATGCTGCAGGCGAAGCCCAGCCTCGGCGCGCTCCCGTTCCCGACGGGCCGCGTCCAGATCGGGCCGGCTGGCCAGCGCCAGGCCGACCGGGGAATCCGTGGCGTCCCGAGACGACGAAATCGCCGCGGCGATCGACGTCGGCAGCAGATCATCGACCGTGTCGAACGCCTGGTCGAGCGGTCTCAGGTTGAGGAGCGCGAGGAGGGCGCTGCGGGTATTCTTCAGCGCGAGTTCCGCCACAAACGCGTCGTCGGCGAACCGGAAACGTTCCACCTGGAGACGGCGCAACTCGACGCCGGACAGTTCGCCCTGTTCGTATCGGGCTCGGTTCAGCGCCAGCACCTTGTCGATCTCCTCGAGCGTCGTGCGCGCCACCTCGTCGTCCGCCTTGGCGAGGACCACTTGCATGTAGGCGCGACGAACCTCGAAGCGCAGCTGGCGGAACGCGTCCCGGACCGAAGCCCGCGACGCTTCGGCGCCACGTTGCGCCTGCTCGGTCCGAAGCCGCCGGCGTCCACCCGGTTC
This genomic interval from Acidobacteriota bacterium contains the following:
- a CDS encoding efflux RND transporter periplasmic adaptor subunit codes for the protein MKSQWIGLALVGVVACGACGACKATNADSPKPDVQQSKPDKTAERNTVRVPGAIQKKWGIDVAQATRTTVAGAIALPGVLSLDLQHTAQISSLLDGQVVLVGAQVGDEVRQHQVLVTVHAPALAQAKTAYLQAGAKLELARRELERAEILLKQEAIDQKEHLRRRAEFENASIEFAVAESNLHSYGLDQATVEQLLRQARRPNNGTAAMDDLAEPYLTLTAPIAGHVVERDVINGQHIEPQKMLLTISDLSTLWALLDAREADLPHVVRGREVRITTSLYPDRVWHGRVDHVGDIVDEKTRTVKIRVVVRNDGRLLKPNMYIQGELPNAVSARNVLTLPQEAIQTIGGESMVFVREEADTFVARLVEVGDRIGARRAVLRGLDGSEMVVIAGAFNLKAELLKSTLAGE
- a CDS encoding TolC family protein codes for the protein MNRAFLTCGLLLVGAGRLLAQDSVVPARLSLEDALRIAEARNPQLVVAQQGVVASEADVLGAGKRPNPAFTFSSEGIPLSQQNRPPFFDNQELAFGVQQELEPGGRRRLRTEQAQRGAEASRASVRDAFRQLRFEVRRAYMQVVLAKADDEVARTTLEEIDKVLALNRARYEQGELSGVELRRLQVERFRFADDAFVAELALKNTRSALLALLNLRPLDQAFDTVDDLLPTSIAAAISSSRDATDSPVGLALASRPDLDAARRERERAEAGLRLQHALRTPSFFVGAGLKRDFGTSGLVFTFGVPLPIFNRNEAGIARAGAEQQQATARLAAVETQVSLDVQEALNAVDVTRRRNSYVEGEYLKSAREARDIVLASYRSGAATLIDYLDAQRALREALRTQNRARFDYRISLFQYEAALGTPAAAQGKEMR